The sequence below is a genomic window from Chthoniobacterales bacterium.
GCCCGGTTGGCATCATGCACGCCTACTACATCCTGTTCGAGCGCGAGCAGGGCTGGCTGCTGGCGTTGTGGTTCAGCGTCGTGCTGAACATCAACCTCGCCCTGCTCAATCTCCTGCCTATCCCCGTGCTCGACGGCGGCCACATCACCCTCGCGATCATCGAAGGCATCCGCCGCCGTCCGATCAACGTCCGCATCCTCGAGTTCATCCAGAACGGCTGCGCGCTGCTCATCGTCGGCTTCATGCTCTACGTCACGTTCTTCGACGTCCTCGATCTGAAGCCCGGCGGCAACGGCGGCA
It includes:
- a CDS encoding site-2 protease family protein — translated: PVGIMHAYYILFEREQGWLLALWFSVVLNINLALLNLLPIPVLDGGHITLAIIEGIRRRPINVRILEFIQNGCALLIVGFMLYVTFFDVLDLKPGGNGGSLKFRAVSEQTTAP